A genomic window from Natrinema sp. HArc-T2 includes:
- a CDS encoding nicotinamide-nucleotide adenylyltransferase encodes MTRGFYIGRFQPFHNGHLSMVEQIADDVDELVLGIGSADDSHTVRNPFTAGERIMMITKSLVEFDLVTYAVPIEDLERNSVWVSHVQSMSPDFDVAYSNNPLVIQLFREAGIEIRQSPMFNREVLEGSEVRERMITDGDWESLVPEAVVDVVEEMNGIERIQMVSESDSNTD; translated from the coding sequence ATGACTCGGGGGTTCTACATCGGTCGCTTCCAGCCCTTCCACAACGGCCACTTGAGCATGGTCGAACAGATCGCCGACGATGTCGACGAGCTTGTCCTCGGGATCGGAAGCGCCGACGATTCCCACACCGTCCGGAATCCGTTTACGGCAGGCGAGCGGATCATGATGATCACGAAGTCGCTCGTCGAGTTCGATCTGGTCACATACGCCGTCCCCATCGAGGACTTAGAGCGCAACTCGGTGTGGGTCAGCCACGTCCAGAGCATGAGCCCGGATTTTGACGTTGCCTACTCGAACAATCCACTCGTTATCCAGCTCTTTCGGGAAGCCGGGATCGAGATCCGCCAATCGCCGATGTTCAACCGCGAAGTTCTCGAGGGATCGGAGGTTCGCGAGCGGATGATCACCGATGGCGACTGGGAGTCGCTCGTGCCCGAGGCCGTCGTCGATGTCGTCGAGGAGATGAACGGTATCGAGCGCATTCAGATGGTCAGCGAATCGGACTCGAACACCGACTGA